The Osmerus eperlanus chromosome 1, fOsmEpe2.1, whole genome shotgun sequence genome includes the window GTACTACTAGCCAGACAGCTGGCTAGCTGAGTGATCTGGTCAGCAGTAGTATCTCTAGTTGACTTGTATCTATGAAAGAGGGTAGTTCCCGTCGCTAGCTAAGGCTCTTATTAATGCAACAAAGCTAATATTACtcatttgtattttctttttctgtgttaATTTAGAGTGGCGATAGCTAGCTATTTAGCCAGTGCCTAAatagctagctatctagctagccGTATTCGTTTGAATAAGATGGAGGGATTCTGCAGACTACGGTGGACCTCTCCCATCGTCCccatcctgctgctgctgctgctgggtgaCCAGGCGCGGAGTGACCCCGAGCTGGACCCGTACAAGATCCTGGGTGTGAGCAGGAGTGCCAGCCAGACCGACATCAAGAAGGTTTACAAACGTCTGGTCAGAGAGTGGTGAGGGACACGCACATGAAGCAGAGTGGAAGAGTTTCTCCACTTCATTAATGTTGTGACTGGATTCAAATGGGCACAAATTAACTTGTCCCCTTCAGACAGTCAAATCCCTTTTCCTAGTAAGATATACCTGATCACCTTTGCTTGGTCTTGTAGGCATCCAGATAAGAACAAGGACCCTGGAGCAGAGGACATGTTCATCAAGATCACTAAGTCTTATGAGGTGAGTGGTTTATAATAGAGCCCGACAgatatatcggcgggccgatattatTGGCCAatattaggcattttccaaactatagGTATCGGTATTTATAATGTCTGATAAATTAATATTATTgttatcatttttttttaaattgtgttcatgtttaaaggactttaagtttgagtttgtatttttataaattGCATTTATCAGAACTTTAATATATTTTGATGTTCCTCTGTTCTGTTgtgacaataaaacaaacaagtttatttttaaactgcattatcatattattttagtgaggactcataaataataacaggagtcagatggctgagcggttagggaatagggctattaatcagaaggttgccggtttgattctggctgtgctaaatgacgtgtccttgggcaaggcacttcaccctacttgcctcgggggaatgtccctttacttactgcaagtcgctttggataagagcgtctgctaaaaaagactacaaatgtaaactacaaataacaaatgttaggaaataagtttgttttgttatttttatatatatattatatattttttatatatatattttatttttatatatatatatatatatatatatatcggaCGATATATCgaatttttaaatcaccaaatattcgtatcggtatcggccttaaaaatcctttatcggtcgggctctagtttttAACCATGTGATGATACATCGAAAGGAAGCATCAATCCCCAGCACGATGACTTTACTGTAATAACGTGTGTTTGAGGAAGTCTGCTCCCTCTAACTCCCCTGAGTCCTCAGATCCTGGCCGATCAGTCTGCTCCCTCTAACTCCCCTGAGTCCTCAGATCCTGTCCAATGAGGAGCGCAGGTCCAACTACGACCGCTACGGCCATATGGACGCCAGCCAGCCAATGGGCCAGCAGCCTCAGGGCTTCAGACATTTCCACGACAGTTTCTACTTCGACGAGTCCTTCTTCCACTTTCCCCGGTCGGGACGCGACTTCTCCGACAGCAAATACCTGCTGAGCCACGCCCAGTACAACAGCGAGGTGCTGGCCGACAGCTACAAGAGGCCTTACCTCATCAAGGTCACCTCCGAGTGGTGTTTTGCCTGTGTTCACATCGAGCCGGTGTGGAAGGAGACGGTTAATGAGCTGGAAGCGCTGGGTAGGTCAGAGGAGAAGCTCCtcccaggaagtgatgtcaaatGCTTTCTCATTATCAGTTGGATCAGACAAATTATCAGCCTCTGCGTGATTTTGTATTATTAAGTCTTTTTATTAGTGGGATTTACCTGCATACATTAGCTAACTTCCAGTGCATGAGATATTGATTGATTGTCGGCGTTTAGTACAACTTATAGACTCTGGTACTGTAATGTCCCCATGTGTTGACCCGTCTCCCAGGCATAGGCATCGGCATCGTGGACCTGGGGTACGAGCGGCGCCTGGCCAGCCAGCTGGGGGCCCACCGGGCGCCCTCCGTCCTGGGCCTGCTCAACGGCCGTGTCACCTTCTTCCACCAGGCCGTGGTCCGCGAGAACCTCCGCCAGTTCATCCACGACCTGCTGCCCCCgaggcaggtggagaaggtACTGGAGCAGACCAGACCTCGCTGGCTGTAGGGACCTTAACTCCTGACTGATCACATTTAGGAAAGATTTGATTTAGTTAATTTGCACTTATGGGAATAAGCGTTGTATTCTCTTTCCCCAGATCACAGATGAGAACTCTGAGGCGTTCCTGGGCGGCTGGCGCGTGGAGAACAAGCCCAGCGTGCTGCTGTTTGACCAAGTTCCTGCTGTCTCCCTCATGTACAAGGTGAGAACCACAACATCCCAGGACACGCCCCCCAATGACTCATCTGTGAGTCGCTTTGTTTACTGTCATGGCATGCTGAGGGATTTGTGCATGGAGGAAGACGTGATATACATGGAAGCAAAAGCAGAGtaatatctcctctcctcctcccttctcctctcctctaaccctctccttctcctctcctctaaccctctcctctcaccctcccctctccagctcACAGCGTTTGCCTTCAGGGACTACGTGCGTTTTGGCTACGTAGACCAGGGTCTGACCCAGACGTCCCGCCTGCTGCGCCAGTTCAACGTCAACACCTACGCCCCCACCATGCTGCTGTTCAAGGAGAATACAGAGAAACCTTCTGACATCATCCAGgtcagcacactcacacagtctcacactcacacagtctcacacacacacatacacaaacacacacacaccatctctccatcctttttTTCATccggccctctcctctcccccaggccagagggatgaagaggcagATCATGGATGAGTTTGTCTCCAACAACAAGTTTCTGCAGGTGCCCCGGCTGCTCAACCAGAAGCTGTTTGATGAACTCTGTCCCATCAAGCAGTTCCACAGGCGCAGGAAGTAAGAGTCAGGGCTCACTGGTGCCTAATAAAATATTATTTCGCCTTTTAAACATAAACAAATATTTATCTTATCTTTTATTTGGTGAGTTTGTGAGGAAAGGATTCAAACGGCTACCTCCTTAATCTAGcatctcactcacacatttccTGTTCCTGTGCGAGGCTGatgtccttccccccctccccaggttctgTGTGCTGCTGATCACCAGGGAGGAGCCGGCGTTCGTGCCGGGGAATGAGGCCTTCCTGGAGTTTGCGGCGGCCAACTCTAAAGAAGTGCTCCGCTTTGCCTACGTGCACCAGCGCCAGCAGCAGGCGCTTTGCCAGGTGCTGCTCAACAACCAGGCCTCTCAGGCACCTCAGGTCAGCTAGctcaccaccccccacacacactatacacacacacacactccctacacacacaccattggtTGAGTTTTTACACCAAATGCGATTGGTCCATGTCCGACAGGTGGTAATGCTTGAGAGGCGgagccagacaggcagggtgATGTATCGCTCTGTGATTGGCGGTTGGAACGGCAGCGAGGAGGATAAGCTCCGCCTCCAGGATCAGCTGGAGCTCCTGCAGAGAGACCCCGCCTACCTGAGCTATGACACCACGCTACCCCAGCTCAACAACGAGCTAGCCCCGGTGAgtacgcgcgcacacactcactcagacacacaccacacactcactcacacagaccccATCTGGGAAGGGTCCCCAGTCTTTTGCAGTAAAACAAATTAAGGGTTAATGTGTAAAATACTCCAAtaactccatccctcccttctccctgcctctcccagatGTTCCTCATCCAGTGGATGTACACAGCTTCAGATTACTTCCTTCAGATCTATGATGACCTGCTGTACTCCAATTGGTAAGACTATCATGTTTACTGAGAATACATGTGGATGCGCAGTAATATCTCTAATCAAACTGGGGAAATGTGTCATGTTATCAATATACCTAGGATGTATGTCAACCAAATAGATTTTGAGGTCGAAACTGCCCCatgtataaaaagtaataaactGTTACTCAATATGTATTTATTGATCTTTTGAAATTATTTCAATATCTACATTTTGTCAGGAGAGAGATGATGCCTATCCTGTCCCTGATCTTCTCTGCTCTGTTCATCCTGTTTGGAACTGTCATCATCCAAGCGTTCAGGTGAGACCTTGTCAGCTCCTGTTGTGACTGTCGACAGTAGAAGTGTGACAGTAAATAAGAGTTAAGATGgatctaatctctctctcctggatgTGCAGTGACTCTGGTGAGGACAAGCCCCAGAAACCCATGGCCAAGGAGCCCCCCAAGACTGAGGGTTCCTCGGAAGCTCCCCCCAGACACCACACCTCCAGGTAGCCCCCAGACACCTCACCTCCAGGTAACCCCCAGACACCTCACCTCCAGGTGAGGTGTCTGGGGGCCCTAACCCAGCAGGACAGAGGGAATGTTATCAGTATTATCAAGAGGAAACACAACAGCATGCTGAGGGGAACTGTCCAGCTTGACAGTATGGTGACAGCAG containing:
- the LOC134029642 gene encoding dnaJ homolog subfamily C member 16-like isoform X1, with amino-acid sequence MEGFCRLRWTSPIVPILLLLLLGDQARSDPELDPYKILGVSRSASQTDIKKVYKRLVREWHPDKNKDPGAEDMFIKITKSYEILSNEERRSNYDRYGHMDASQPMGQQPQGFRHFHDSFYFDESFFHFPRSGRDFSDSKYLLSHAQYNSEVLADSYKRPYLIKVTSEWCFACVHIEPVWKETVNELEALGIGIGIVDLGYERRLASQLGAHRAPSVLGLLNGRVTFFHQAVVRENLRQFIHDLLPPRQVEKITDENSEAFLGGWRVENKPSVLLFDQVPAVSLMYKLTAFAFRDYVRFGYVDQGLTQTSRLLRQFNVNTYAPTMLLFKENTEKPSDIIQARGMKRQIMDEFVSNNKFLQVPRLLNQKLFDELCPIKQFHRRRKFCVLLITREEPAFVPGNEAFLEFAAANSKEVLRFAYVHQRQQQALCQVLLNNQASQAPQVVMLERRSQTGRVMYRSVIGGWNGSEEDKLRLQDQLELLQRDPAYLSYDTTLPQLNNELAPMFLIQWMYTASDYFLQIYDDLLYSNWREMMPILSLIFSALFILFGTVIIQAFSDSGEDKPQKPMAKEPPKTEGSSEAPPRHHTSSFSSRPPKKDFVEVTELTDITYSSNLVKLRPGHINVVLVLSNASKNALLKKYAKEVFSFSGTPTLHFSFMNADKHPSWLPSLLSRSPDGARGLGPEDEEDEDEGSDATPRRPRDYTGHVLALNGHKKYFCLFRPVFTGEADEGVAYTGGSSRRESRSRSRSLSRSREEGGRAGRATSLEVQHKLDRLGLWMERLVEGTLPRWHVPAWPSLEDLPAT
- the LOC134029642 gene encoding dnaJ homolog subfamily C member 16-like isoform X2; the protein is MEGFCRLRWTSPIVPILLLLLLGDQARSDPELDPYKILGVSRSASQTDIKKVYKRLVREWHPDKNKDPGAEDMFIKITKSYEILSNEERRSNYDRYGHMDASQPMGQQPQGFRHFHDSFYFDESFFHFPRSGRDFSDSKYLLSHAQYNSEVLADSYKRPYLIKVTSEWCFACVHIEPVWKETVNELEALGIGIGIVDLGYERRLASQLGAHRAPSVLGLLNGRVTFFHQAVVRENLRQFIHDLLPPRQVEKITDENSEAFLGGWRVENKPSVLLFDQVPAVSLMYKLTAFAFRDYVRFGYVDQGLTQTSRLLRQFNVNTYAPTMLLFKENTEKPSDIIQARGMKRQIMDEFVSNNKFLQVPRLLNQKLFDELCPIKQFHRRRKFCVLLITREEPAFVPGNEAFLEFAAANSKEVLRFAYVHQRQQQALCQVLLNNQASQAPQVVMLERRSQTGRVMYRSVIGGWNGSEEDKLRLQDQLELLQRDPAYLSYDTTLPQLNNELAPMFLIQWMYTASDYFLQIYDDLLYSNWREMMPILSLIFSALFILFGTVIIQAFSDSGEDKPQKPMAKEPPKTEGSSEAPPRHHTSSRPPKKDFVEVTELTDITYSSNLVKLRPGHINVVLVLSNASKNALLKKYAKEVFSFSGTPTLHFSFMNADKHPSWLPSLLSRSPDGARGLGPEDEEDEDEGSDATPRRPRDYTGHVLALNGHKKYFCLFRPVFTGEADEGVAYTGGSSRRESRSRSRSLSRSREEGGRAGRATSLEVQHKLDRLGLWMERLVEGTLPRWHVPAWPSLEDLPAT